In the genome of Arachis hypogaea cultivar Tifrunner chromosome 9, arahy.Tifrunner.gnm2.J5K5, whole genome shotgun sequence, the window TTGAGGTCAATAATACACGGATGGTATACTTCAGAAAAGGTTTCTCTCATCTTTCGTCCCTAGCTACTTAAGAAGTCTGTTCATCATTAGTACAAGGAATTTTActaatgaaattaaattatagaCATAATAGTTAAATTAGTCTTTTAAAGATTATATATTAATCATTTTTGTCCTTCAATTACTCATCAATTAGTAATTTTCGTTAACAATTGATGATACAGAGCATTAATACACATCACACATGACACTTAACATATTCAATTAGACATTGaataaatatatctataaaaaattatcaatttagtGTCGTTAAGTTATATTAGGATTAGGATAATTGGAAAAATagactaaattgatagatttttataaatatatttgttcaGTATCTAATTGGAAATACTAAGTATCATGTATATTGTCAGTTAATGTTTTAAACCATTAATCGTTGgcaaaaattattaattgagtGACGAAAGAAcaaaaatgattaatttataatttttgaaagactaATTTGATTTATCAAAAATGAATTTAAAGAATGACccatattttaaaaactaatttgaccATTAATTCTTAAATTTCAGGTTATTGACAGAATCCAACACTATAAAAAGGTTGCAGGTTGATGACGAGTGCGAGAGAAGAAAAACAGAGTGAATGAGCATATGAGAATGTGAGactttttactaaaaaaataaggAGTAGAATCACAAAAATATTAACTACCTCCTAACTGAAGATATATATAAGTACTAACTTTAGTTAATTAGTAATTATAGTCAGTTAATAATCTTAACTAATTCTGGTATAAATATCTAGACTAACACTATGTTAGATGATATTATTTCAGCTAATATTTTCTTCAAATTTGGAGTGTGAATATTTAATAATTCTAATTTGGAGAAACATGAATTAAAAGGTCATGGTGCCACATAGTCTTAGTGAAAAGATCTCCTGTGTTGGTTGACTAAAGAGGTTTGCTGTTTGGTTGACTAAAGTTATTGACAATAGCTTAAGAACACTCTCACGAACTTTATCTCGAACGATATGACAATTTGCTTCAATATACTTTGATAATCACATCGCCAGATTCACAAGTGCCACATAAAACTGTACTCACATTTCACCCTATACATATTAACCCATCAATTAATCTCACAATACAAATACATTATCTTATATAACAGCATAACGTAGagtataaaataatacaaaaaatggtATTTTAGACTCGAACATATACCTCCCTACAGATAAGATGCttgtaataaaaagaaaatatcatcTCTTTAATAATATAGATTGTAAGAAGTTTTGTAATTTCTGTCattatgcaaaataaaaaaaaacttttttgtataaagcatcacaaaatttaataaattttttgattTTATACATGTTAATGTTTGAGATCCTTATGTTATTCCCTTGATTGCTAGACATAAATATTGTTTAATTGTGATCAACGACAAGAGTCGATTTACCTGGTTCTATTTTATGAAAATGAAATCTGAAATTCagttgttaattaaaaaatttgtagcATATATTCAAACACATTTTgaaaaaactataaaatattttagattggacaatagatttgaattttaatttcacaattttttttaaccGAAAAAAGTATTATGCATTAAACATTATGTGTAAAAATATCCCAATAAAATAAAGTGATTAAATGAAAGCATCAACATTTATTAAATATGGTTAGAacattattttttcatttatcaATTCCTAAATATTATTGGACTTATGCAGTTGGGCATACTGCCTATCTCATTAATTGATTACTTAATTCAGTTTTAAAAGATAAATCTTCTTATGAAATGTTGTTTTCTAAAATTCCAAATTTAATCTATGCTTGCACTTTCATCTACCATGACAAAATTTAGAGTCATAAAAAAGTTTCAGGTTGATGATGAGTGGAgagaagaaaaacagaaaaaaaaccaaaaacataCAAGAATTATGGAGAATCACAAAAATATTaaggtgaattatatggtaaaAATGTAAGTTTACAGATTCTTTTAATAGAATGAAAATGAGATTGATAAAGATAGGACCCacattttgaataataataaaataataaaatataactataaaataaatttatattctcTTTTTATACCACTTCAATATACAGTAAAATGCCACAAATATTAATTACCTCCTAATTAAAGATATATATAAATGCTAACTAAAAATTAACTCTAATTAGTTAGTAACTATAATCAGTTAACAGTTCTAATTAATTCTGATATAAATATCTAGACTAACACTATATTAAGTGATATTATATCAGTTAACAgttatatacataattttttaaataaataaattaattaatttatttacaaaacaaattaaaccagttttatttataaatataattttttttgtgtggtGTGCAAAATGGAGATACCATTCACAGGTTTTGGTGCAAAATGAAAGTATCCCACACTTAGGGGTGGAAACAGGCTAAGTCAGACCAAGCTTTGCTCTTAACAGGTCTGGCCTGTCATACAGTTGATTGGTCTGAGCCTGGCTTGCAGTATGTTATAGGCTCTTTATAAAATACTAGGTCTGGCCTGTTAttcagcctggcctggcctgaaacctgttaaaaggcctgataatttttttttataaaaataaaattattatttaaaaaaattattttttaataaaaatagttatatgtaatatgtcatatatttaatatttataaaaaattttaaactttaacatatttaaaatatacacaaatatttataataaaatataataaatttaaaatatctcataattttattaataataaataattatttatatatttaattatattttaacaggtcCAGACAGACAGATTTATAAAGCTAATAGTGAGTCTGAGTCTGGCCTATTAATgtattaaggcttttaaaagagtCTGAACCTGTACCTATTTTGTAACAAgccaggccaaacacaggccagaCTGCAGGTCCCTGACAGACCgcctggcctttttccacccctacCCACAGTCGCACACCGATTTATATGTAAATCAGGAAAGGAAGTTAGGAGGCGGAgcattcaaatttctttttttcttttattttatttcaaaaaattttccgtgACATATATATGGGTTCAGAGAATTTCATCAATGTAATGCGAGAATATTGGCTTGTTTTCTTATCTCAATCAACAAAGCGGATACAAGAACAATCATGGAAACCCCACTGCTTCCTAAATATTAAACATTTGAACAACGATAGCTATACTTTTTAAAAATGTCATGTAAATATCCAAAATTAACTACCATGCATCCACGCATGTGTATTATATATAGATGATTAAttaataagtaattttttatatacatttaattatataataaatgatttttttttgtttttcacggTATCTCTCAACTCGATAGGCCAAAAATTAATCCGTGACGGTACTAAactctatttaagagtttgtcgTTGGCCAATAAATTACTGTATGCACAAAAATACTTGCTTAAGCAGATTATTGagttaaccactagaccaacccactTAATAAATGATACTTATTTTGCATGATGAGAGCAAAAAAAAGAAAGGTATTAGACAACAAACGGAAAGAGAATGTGAGCCCAAACAATAAAAAACCACTTCATTTTCAccgttttaaattctaaattaagactttattttgtttctcatatttaaaaattaaaaatattatttgtacattaaaataaGTTGTcgtattattaatttattctcaatatatattttgtattttaacatatattttatattaatagttgattttaatatatgtgtaaaataattataaataataatagaaaaaatataaaaaaataaaatatttaagataaaaataaaatatttaaaaaataaattaaaattcaactcaAATAGTCAAATACTATGCACTAAAATAGAATTTTATCTAAATTTTtacaagagtttaattttgatatactgatagtataaaatattttatataatcatataattataactatttttttagataatcattcttgtaataaatataaaaaataattatttttattaatgtaacaTTATACAATTAAATacacatataaaataattttataataatactatatcaaaattaaattctccCGCATACCATCAACATTGTCCCTATTCATGCAGCCCCCTTTTCATACAAACTGATCTACAACTGTAATTTGGTGTCTGTTTTAGACGTCTTATATTTAAAGGGGGCGAAAATATTGCTTATGAAAATAACATTACATTATTTACTAAATAATGAAGGTCAATTTGGTACATGTACCCAACCCCTTCATTCAGCCAAACCAATgcaatatatctatatatatatatataaaaaaaaacaaaccttGGTATAATTGCAAAGATATTATAACTGAGAGCTTGGGAGTTTTTCAAAGCACTTTCAACTCCAAAAAAGAAATATCagccaccaccactaccaccaccaccaccaccaccaccataaaGCTGAACTCATTACCTAAATGCAGTTAGTTCCACGCGATGGAAACCAATAATGGTGCATTCTCTAAAAGTGCCACAACTTATATGGCTGTGAATGCCACCATTAGCATATAGCAGCAACAGCAtcagaagaagcagcagcagttTCAAACTTTCACATGGCTCCATTTGAAAACGTTTGTGTGAAACTTAAGCATCATCTTCACATGCATCTTGTCTCCTAAATTGACTTGTATCAGTTTCATCAGTTTCAGTTCCATAACCGCCACCATCTTCAATAGCTACAACATATCCCAGTTGAGTTCTTAAGTAGTCTTCATCCACCAccaactcatttttcttttctctttctttccttttcaaaatccaaatggAACATACTGTTCCAAACAGTGTTACAACTTTGCTGCTATTCTTCTTGTGTCTCACATTAACAAAGATGGAAATGAGTACTTGCCTCTCACCTGATGGACAAGCACTTCTTTCTCTTGTTTCTGCATCTGAAAGATCATCATCAGCATCTTCCTCACTTCTCTCTTCATGGAACCCTTCAAGCTCAACACCATGTTCATGGAAGGGTGTTACATGCTCCCCACAAAGCAGAGTAATTTCCCTTTCTATCCCTGACACTTTCCTCAACCTTACCTATTTGCCTCCCCAGCTTTCTTCTTTGTCAATGCTGCAACTTCTCAACCTCTCTTCCACCAATGTCTCTGGCCAAATCCCTCCCTCTTTTGGTCAACTCTCCCATCTCCAACTCCTTGACCTCTCATCAAACTCTCTAACAGGTTCCATTCCTAATGAACTTGGAAACCTCTCTTCACTTCAGTTCCTTTTCTTGAACTCAAACAAACTCACAGGAACCATTCCTCAGCATCTTGCTGACCTTACCTCACTCCAAGTTCTGTGCCTGCAAGACAATCTCCTTAACGGTTCAATACCATCACAGTTAGGATCATTGAAATCTCTACAGCAGTTTAGGATTGGTGGAAATCCATACCTCACTGGAGAGATTCCATCACAGTTAGGACTACTCACAAACCTCACCATATTTGGTGCAGCTGCCACTGGACTTTCTGGTTCCATTCCCTCTTCATTTGGGAACTTGATCAATCTTCAAACTCTAGCACTTTATGACACTGATGTTTCCGGTTCAATACCGCCGGAACTCGGGCTCTGTTCCGAGTTGAGAAATCTTTATTTGCACATGAACAAGCTCACTGGTTCTATTCCTCCTCAGTTGGGGAAGCTGCAAAAGCTCACAAGTTTGCTTCTTTGGGGGAATGCATTATCTGGGTCAATACCAGCTGAGATTTCTAACTGTTCATCACTTGTGGTGTTTGATGCCTCTTCCAATGAACTCACTGGTGAAATACCTGAGGATTTTGGGAAGCTTGTGGTTATGGAACAGCTTCATTTATCAGACAATTCCCTCTCAGGGAAAATACCATGGCAGTTGGGAAACTGCACAAGCCTTGCTACTGTTCAGCTTGACAAGAATCAGTTATCAGGTTCAATCCCTTGGCAGGTTGGGAAGTTAAAATTCTTGCAGAGTTTTTTCTTGTGGGGTAACTCAGTTTCTGGAACCATACCACCCTCTTTTGGGAACTGCACAGAACTCTTTTCGCTTGACCTTTCAAGGAACAAGCTCACAGGTTCAATCCCGGAAGAGATTTTCAGCTTGAAGAAGCTGAGTAAACTTTTGCTTCTTGGAAATTCTTTGACAGGAGAGTTGCCATCAAGTGTTGCAGATTGTGAATCTTTGGTGAGACTACGGCTCGGAGAAAACCAGCTTTTAGGGAACATTCCTAAAGAAATAGGCCAATTACAGAACCTGGTGTTTCTTGACTTGTACATGAATCACTTCTCTGGAAGCTTACCAGTAGAGATTGCCAACATAACAGTTCTTGAGCTCTTAGATGTGCATAACAACCACATAACCGGCGAAATTCCGTCTCAGATTGGGGAGCTTGCAAACTTGGAGCAGCTTGATCTAAGTCGAAACCATTTGACAGGTGGAATTCCTTGGAGCTTTGGAAACTTCAGT includes:
- the LOC112712485 gene encoding uncharacterized protein — its product is MEHTVPNSVTTLLLFFLCLTLTKMEMSTCLSPDGQALLSLVSASERSSSASSSLLSSWNPSSSTPCSWKGVTCSPQSRVISLSIPDTFLNLTYLPPQLSSLSMLQLLNLSSTNVSGQIPPSFGQLSHLQLLDLSSNSLTGSIPNELGNLSSLQFLFLNSNKLTGTIPQHLADLTSLQVLCLQDNLLNGSIPSQLGSLKSLQQFRIGGNPYLTGEIPSQLGLLTNLTIFGAAATGLSGSIPSSFGNLINLQTLALYDTDVSGSIPPELGLCSELRNLYLHMNKLTGSIPPQLGKLQKLTSLLLWGNALSGSIPAEISNCSSLVVFDASSNELTGEIPEDFGKLVVMEQLHLSDNSLSGKIPWQLGNCTSLATVQLDKNQLSGSIPWQVGKLKFLQSFFLWGNSVSGTIPPSFGNCTELFSLDLSRNKLTGSIPEEIFSLKKLSKLLLLGNSLTGELPSSVADCESLVRLRLGENQLLGNIPKEIGQLQNLVFLDLYMNHFSGSLPVEIANITVLELLDVHNNHITGEIPSQIGELANLEQLDLSRNHLTGGIPWSFGNFSYLNKLILNNNLLTGSIPKSIRNLQKLTLLDLSYNNLSGDIPSEIGYVTSLTISLDLNSNSFTGEIPESMSALTQLQSLDLSHNMFYGGIKVLGSLTSLTSLNISYNNFSGPIPVTPFFRTLSFNSCLQNPLLCQSIDGNTCSSSLIQRNGIKSAKTIAFVTVILASIVIIAVASWIIATRSNRYTVEKSLGALASTSGAEDFSYPWTFIPFQKLNFTIDNILDCLKDENVIGKGCSGVVYKSEMPNGELIAVKKLWKASKEDETLDSFAVEIQILGYIRHRNIVRLLGYCSNRSVKLLLYNFIPNGNLRQLLQGNRNLDWETRYKIAVGTAQGLAYLHHDCVPPILHRDVKCNNILLDSKYEAYLADFGLAKLMNSPSYHQAMSRVAGSYGYIAPEYGYSMNITEKSDVYSYGVVLLEILSGRSAVESHVGDGQHIVEWVKRKMGSFEPAVSILDTKLQGLPDQMVQEMLQTLGIAMFCVNSSPSERPTMKEVVALLMEVKSQPEEMGKTSQPLIKHPSNQS